The Carassius auratus strain Wakin unplaced genomic scaffold, ASM336829v1 scaf_tig00036024, whole genome shotgun sequence genome contains the following window.
AAACCTCCCTGTGACCTCACCATCTACAGCATCTCAGCCTGATGTTGGCTCCATGCTCTCTTCAAACCCCACACCTAAACCCATCATTGTGAGCTGATCCTGAATCAGGTGCTCTGAGTGAACAGTAACCAGAGCTGCATGAAGCCCATTCATTCATCTTGCCTTCGAGACAGCCGCCATCTCAGTGGTCACGGAAAGAATTTCACAGATAAAGAGTGACCGACTTTTCTTCTGTGCTTTCAAGTAGAAAGACAAACAAAAGCACGTGAAGGCTTGCATGAGAAAAAGATGAACAATGAGGCATCTCAATGCAAGCTTGTTCAAATTTGGCAAGAAGAGGAGAACGGAGATGTGGCGTGAAACGCATTTTGATGGGATGAACGAGAAATGCTACTTTTCATGTTAGGGGTTTTATGTTCTAGTATGAGTCACATTTGAGTAAAGCTTCATAAAGATAGGGGCCTGGCATCTTTGAGGCTCATATGTCATCATTTGGCTCTTGCTTTTTAAACAAATCCAGCTCCTTTCAAAGCTATCTTGACCTTTGCACCTCTCAGACAGGACAGCAGGCCGTTTCTGAGGCTGGAGGAAGCCAGTCGATCAATTCAGATTTAATGTCTACATGCTGCTTTGCTGTTGTCTGAGATACGATTTAGCCATCGACGAACTGGTCATTCATTACAGGAACCTGCAAGTGAAAGGCCAGCAGGCCAGCGGTTGACTCTAAACATGAGTGACGCTAAGTAGCAATTAGGGGTATTGATCGTCATGTTATTGAGTAAAGGGACCGATCAGATCAGCTCTTGCTTATCAGCCGAACATAGTAGGACACAGGCCAGTATGGAGTGTAATGACACATGAAATGTGGTCAGAGAGTGAAATACAGTTCATTCATAAAGATGCACATCACTGGACATTCAGAAATGAATGAATCGCAAATGACGCTGTTGGTTTGTAAATGCACAATACCcgtaacaaactttttttttttttttttcaaatcaaaacGGTGGAATGTCGGTGGTGAGACTAGAGTTGGGCTGGACGTTATGTGAAATATGGTTAGGCAGCTTAGTGAATTAATTGcttagaaattaaaaataaattattataaaatagatttctgtacattttacatatatatagcAATCATCTCAATgtctttttgccatttcaaatacacagaaaaagaaagaaaacaacaagTCCTCCATTCACGGTTAATCCCAACCGAAGTTATGCCCAGTCATCTGGTAGAACTTCATGTTGAAAGGCCTGTAGAAGTCTCTAAGTCTCTGCACAACCTCAGGGTTAATATTTGGATGGGTCCGCCCTTTGGTCTTACCCAGGCAATGGGGCTTGCTGCTGCCCTCTGCCTTTTTGAGACAAGGGAAGCCCTTGGTCTGGTTGAAGTAGAAGTGTTTGTCTGTGATGATCCTCTTGAGCCCCAAAAAGTCCTGCACACGTCCCAGCTCTCCGGCCGGGTCACTGATCAGCCGCTCTCCGCTCACGAACAGGATCTGGCTCATGGGGAAGAACTGCAGCCAGTTGTCCAGGTGTTTGGCATAGATGCCGATCTGAATGGCGCTCCACGAGGTGTCGATCAACCCTGTAGTCCTGTTTTTGAACGTCAGGCTCTCAAAAGTAGGAATGTCAGGCTTCTTGGACAGTGTCTGCGTGTAGTCAGAGATGGCTCGTGTGACGGGGTCCCGGACCACCACGATCAGTTTGGTGTCGCGGGACATGGCGTAGATCCGGGCCGGAGCCTCGTGGGTCACAAAGTAGCTTGGTGTTTTCTCCATGGTGATCTGGCCTTCCAGGGTTTTAGGCATCAGGTCCCTgtggagagagggagaaagaaagaaagcaaaggAGGTTAAGATGAAGGTCTAATGAAAACAGAATTTGCATAACACAATTAAACAGATGGAGCATGTGGCGCTCCTCAATCAATGAGCCGATTCAAGGCCATGATTCTGGGTCAAATGTGATTAGCATTGGTTGCTAAACAAAACATGGATTTAAACATATTAAGTGCACAAACCATGTTAAATGGCATGGCTAATTCTTAATAGTAAGGGCTTTCTAATGTAATGCAAAATCTTTTAGAAGCATTAGACAAGTGTCATTTGTTCCTTTCCTGAAATCATGCCTAGATTAAGCAATATTGCTTTATTAAGACAATGCTGATACAGACTACTACATAACAAATATGCATTATGAATATTGAGAACTACTACTAATATGCATTGTGAAAATTGAGTATTGTGTACAACAATCTATAgtggcataataataataataataatttaatgtatgaCCAATGTATGACCTCAACGATTGTCTTATACTACTGACCACCCAGATCTAAACAATCATTTATACTTCAAAGAGGCTAACAAAAATATCCACACTTAGCAAAGCCCTTTAAAACATATGTGCATTCCACATGAAGGTTGTTCAGCCTTGTTTAAAGACAGTGAGCTGCTTTTAAGGCAGTTACAGGGTGAAATTAATAGGGTATGTGCAGGACCGCAATCAAGGGACACTTTTTTAAATGATAAGTGATCATGCACATTAACGCCAAACAGGCTTGGGTTTCACAACATCGTCCAATCAGGAAGAGTGGATTATAGTGGAAGAGTTGATAACAGAGGACTTTAACGAACACATGGGGGTATGGATCCCATTTCGCTGGCACAGGCGCTTAGAAACTATGACGTTAAAATGTGTGGAATGACATCTGAAGAAAGTTTAGATTTCTCTGACTGAAAATAGCAAGGCATAAAAGATGACGTGATGTGAAATCAACTGAAGAAAATAACAGAACACCAAATTTAAGGGATGGAGATAAGATAAAGTGTAAATTTAAGCCACGCTTGGACTTCAACAGACCCAGAATGAGCCTCCTTGGTGTATCATTGTGCAAACAGATAAAGCTCTTGTTGGTCTGTTGTCTCTGGAGTATCAAGCCGTGTTGTTAGCACAAGGGCTAATTTACTGCTGCATTGTACAGTGCACCGTAAGCGTCCGGTGCAATCCTGCTTTGTGTGATTACACCCTGTGCAAACAAGGCTACAAGCAATTCAAGAGTCTGCAATTTATTTGTTGAAGGAtatcacacacacttcagtggatcacagtttattctatatCTCCAAACAACCTTCAGTAAAAGCCTGACTATTTTTACCACTGGTGTTCACTAGTTAGAGGTGAGAGCCCCTCAGCACCACAGCAGAGAGATGTGTTATCATAAACAAAACCCACAGAGAGAGTTTCAATGCGGATATACATTTCAAAGCTATATGTGTATGAACCAGGTGCTCCTGTAAACCCAGGTGCAAATTTGCTGGATtctgctgggttttttttttttttcctgtacagAAACTGCAAAGTAGCAAATCTCTGCACTAAAGGATTTTTCAAGATCACACAGCtgaaactgtgaaaaaaaaaaaaaaatccccatttTGCAAATGAAAATCATGCAGCGCTGGATTCAGAATGCGAGAACCGCCTAAGGCTGCAGGAGGTAACGTGTTGATATATTTGACGGAGAACTGTTGCCAGATTTGTGTGGTTACATGGCTTCTCTAAAGAGCTGGCCACAGATCCAATTATgataatatcagtttgattactGCTCTGTCAGAACACTGGAGTGAGAGTTTGAGGAAAAGAACACAAGGGGAAAAAACTCATTAATCTCTCCAAAATGAAAACAGATTATGTTAGTGCCTTTTTATGCAATGACGCACTCTCGCACACTCATCTGCATGGTTTAACCGTTTATTTCTAGTTTAGAGGAAATATAAACGTCTTGGCTTCCTAATATTTAGCCTCCTAGTGTGTGgttttggaaaaagaaaaaaaaaaatatatattaattattgtgaaatagGAGCAAACCagctgtatgtgtgcatgtgtggtgcTAATGAGGTGAGAGATAATGCAGGCTTTTGCAGTTAAATGAACCACCCACACCTACTGTACAGTGCCAGGGAGGaaagaaacacaaacaaaaatgccaCAAATATAAAGCACACACAAGTGTATCCCtgtaaataaaggaataaaaaaaaaattcaagataaaGGTCTGGACCAAGACacaaaaaactttgcctccaacGATCCTCTCATCTGACTACTTTTACTTTGGCAGAGGGCAAAAGAAAAGGGAGGGAGGAAAGGGGTTGAGGAAGACAAGTAGGCAAGCTCTCGGAAAAACAATAGCCTTTCTTGCCTGTTTTGATTTATTAGGGTCCTTCTTTTTAGACATTCTGTCAGCAAACAGGCAAAGCTTTGACACCGGGGCCCTctctttttccccctttttttctttgaaaaccgAGCATTGTCCTTCAATGATCTGAAAGAGCAAGGGCCGTGCAGAGGCCAGAGAAGAAAGGGGGAAGGGTGACTATTGAAGGATGAGTGGAAAGCACTTCCCCAGCTCTCTCAGGTCTGTGCGAGGGGAGGCTGTGGAGAGCTCTTGAGCTGAACGTGTGCCTCAAGTGTCTCACCAGGACATGGCACCCACTACCAATGGAGCAGGTAAAGATACGCtgtgtattaattattaaaatggggATTCGAAAGTGGATATGAGTGCTTGAAATGATTCTACTGATAAAAAGGGTCACTCCTCTCAAATGCTGAGCCAAGGTCAAAGATTGCTCCCGCCTTTTGAGTTTTCTGTCGTAATTCATTCCTAGTAGATTTCTGCCCATGACCTTATGGTTATAGCTGTTCTGGATCAACTTTGGAAGTGCGCTTAGTGGGTCTTGTTTAAGCTGGAGAGAACGATAAGTCAGAAAGTAGGATCAGATATAGGATCAGAAAGACCCTAGGGGCATGTTGAAAGGCTTTTTATCCAGTAGAGATAAATCGACAAAGGGAGAAAATGACAGACGAAAGCACAAGAGAGAACAAAAGACACAGAAGGGAGTTTTTATAACAAAGTTTTTGTCTTCTGTCGAATTTGGTTTGTTAAGAAGAGCCTGTTTTTCTTAAGGTAGGACATGGTATCCCCCCAAAAAGCCCCTAAACTTGCTTTATCTATGATCTCATTGCTTTCAAGTGACAAGGATTATAGTATATCTGTCTTTCAACTCTGGCATTGTTATGGTTATATTCTGGCcagcttttttcttcttttgctgtGCATTTTATCTTTTGTATACCTAACTGATAGGGACAAGAAGCATGTTTTATATCTAGTGCTTTCAAGTCTCGGAGGGATTAAAGAAACACAGACATACCTGCACTTTGATTCTGAAGAGCAAGTCAAAACAGACACAACTTTGAAACACCTGTGCGTGTGTCTTTGATAGACATGTCCTCAGAATAAGAACTTGCCGCTGTTGCAGTAGCGGCGAGATGAAGAGCTGTTTGAGTAAGCTGCAGTGTAATAAATTCTCAGCcgtcaaataaaattaaattaattgccaATGAATTTAACAGCTTCTTGGGCTTGGTACACTAGAAAGATAAAACGCCCAAACCGCAAAGCAGTTATAGTGATGTAAATGGCAGTCCTGTGTGCCAGAATGGTAGTGTGAGAGTTTGCCTGTGTACTGGAGTCAAAATTTTTCATAATcattaagggttagttcactcaaaatttattcttttttcatCATTAATTCCCTCTCATTTTGTCCCAATAGCTATACGActtacagtaaaaaacaaaagaaaagtatatatacacacacttcagCCTTTGTTTCATAATGTGTTCtatatgggaagtcgtggcctagtggttagagagtttgactcctaaccctagggttgtgggttcaagtctcgggccggcaataccacgacttcggtgcccttgagcaaagcaccaaacccccaactgctgctTGGGTGCCGCattataaatggctgcccactgctccgggtgtgtgtgcactttggatgggttaaatgcagagcacgaatttcTGAGGGAAAATGGAAtcttattttttgggtgaactgtccctttaatatcAAGCGACTACTGGAACAACTGTGAGAGCAGGATCACTTATTTAGCGTGTATAGAGAGCCTGCTGGGAGGCTGTGAGGCTACATCTGGTAAATCCAGGCACCTCCCAGGCCACACCATACAGGCAATATTTTCTGCTGTGTCGTCATAGCGAC
Protein-coding sequences here:
- the LOC113082400 gene encoding heparan sulfate glucosamine 3-O-sulfotransferase 3B1-like is translated as MEYSLFCHNFYALSVSPVKKKLGLLFIMLLIWVYMLYSCVGYCASMPPSLVVDNNNNNRAKETEFLGKYAEAESGRPDLMMSKLLSRPQSSWTDVESDYDEPTVRRAPRDFSKDEVDPDRTDEWDDGRRVSPLSSFSNGSGSKKLPQAIIIGVKKGGTRALLEFLRVHPDIRAVGAEPHFFDRNYDNGLDWYRDLMPKTLEGQITMEKTPSYFVTHEAPARIYAMSRDTKLIVVVRDPVTRAISDYTQTLSKKPDIPTFESLTFKNRTTGLIDTSWSAIQIGIYAKHLDNWLQFFPMSQILFVSGERLISDPAGELGRVQDFLGLKRIITDKHFYFNQTKGFPCLKKAEGSSKPHCLGKTKGRTHPNINPEVVQRLRDFYRPFNMKFYQMTGHNFGWD